In Mytilus trossulus isolate FHL-02 chromosome 10, PNRI_Mtr1.1.1.hap1, whole genome shotgun sequence, the DNA window tatgtttttaaaactgaaaagacaaaatacaaaaaaaaaatacattaaatgaaCCAATATATCCAATTTGTGAAAACTAATTACAAGACAGAATACAAAACCTTTTTTAATGTCACGAAATTAAGAGTGTATATCATGGACTGCTTAAGCACAAGATGATCTACAccattttatagattttatgtacattttttacaACATAGCATATGCATTTGGTATTGGACCGATTGTTTTGTTCAAACCTTTTCATTTTCGTGTtcttacaaaagaaaataacaaaaaaacttaactctgaggaaaattcaaaacggaaagtctcttatcaaatagcaaaatcaaatgataaaacacgtcaaacaaatggacaacaaccgTCATATTTCtgcttggtacaagcattttcaaatgtagaaaatggtggattgcaccgggttttatagcgctaaacctctaacttgtacgacagtcgcataaatttccattgtattgacaatgatgcaacccaatattatatatttctttctgattattttgtttCAGTGGTACGTATTTACAATTTATCTAGTATGCCATGCTGACGAAAGTATGTGGCCAATTTTTCATGCTTAAAGTATATCtgtaatatatttaaacattttaattactgGTAGATCATCGTAAACGTTTTCGGTTTATCAAAATGGTTTTCCGAGGTTGAAAAactaaattggaaaaaaatactaGTCCTTTAATATATGGCATTGTTTTCTATTTCTGTTTATTTcggatattttcttttaattacttataattattttgctatttacatgtaacaaaaattttcattgtttatttttttttttaaatttgccacACATTcgcattaaaaatataacatcacaTCACAAAAACGTCAAATAACGTAAATATAATGCGAAGGTGTATATACAGGACAAGAAATAATACCTGCACAtttgttcaaataaattagCAAATCCCTCTGATGAGCCTCTTTTGCTGTTAAGTATGCTGTTGACGTCCGTACATTGAGAAGTTGGATCATATCTGTAAAAAAGACATTATTATAGATtcgaattattcgaaatactatggattttcttatttagccctatttagcacaactttttggaatttttgcaatgctcttcaactttatatacttgaattttgatatgatcgtcactgatgagtcttatgcagacgaaacgcgcgtctggcgtatcaatttataagcctggtacctttgataactataaacaccactgggttgatgtCATTAGTGGTGGACGTTTCATTCCCATGGGTATttccagcccagtagtcagcacttcggtgatggcatgaatatcaattaaatggtaatttttataaatttaatttttgcaaaataatgaataattcgATACTACAGGTTTTCTTATCCCAAGTATGAATTACCTTATCcctatttgacacaactttttggaatttttggtcttcattgctcttcaactttatacttgtttggcttcattaacaattttgatctgagcgtcactgtcGAGTCTTATGCAGATTAAGGGCGTCTgtcgtatcaaattataagccttgcacctttgataactatttacggTTGTACAATGACCCTCAGAATAAGCCTTTAGTCAGTAAACATTCATGTGTccacacaaaaaataaagaaaatacgGTATCATTGGATTTtgtccagtttttggagaaaaaaataatttgtttttgaccctgagaaaaaaaattgtttgtttcaccctcagctgccactatttGTTATGCTaaaattggggaaaaaaatgttttcgacgAAAAAAAGTTcggaaaaaaatccatagccccccccccccccccccgaaaatcaatgGTTGCTGTCTAAGTACGGTAAGACTTCTTTTCTGTTGGGGGAATGACATATACATGGAGGTGAAAGTGGAGTCTGTTCTCTCGATTCTTTGgctaacaaaatattacagcaAGCAACAAACGATTGAGAGTTTAACTGCAGgagatttttctaaaatgcaagCAAGAACAACGATCCGTATGATGTATGTCAAAAGCAGTTAAACTTTCATTTTATAGTATTATATACGCACaatctaataaaatattgatctctgtaaacagagatcaatattttaattagattggtaTATACGCATATTTTACCCTTGTACTAGTACGGGGTccagtataatttttttatgattaatttGTACCGTAACGTCGTTTATCTTAGCTATTTTCAGGTAAAACCTTTCGGAATTTTGATTCCTTAGTGCtctttaactttatattttatttgaagttttataaacttttttttcctttatttgagcatctctgatgagtcttttgtagacgcaACGTGCGTAAGACGTACACACtttcaattctggtatctatgattagtttatttacGTTTATCCGTATAAACTattattcatacattttttaaacatacttCGACCtattctaaaatttcaaaacgttGACTGTAGCACGCGACACCAACTACTCAGTGACGCCCGactcttcaaaaaaaaaaatgaaatgcaaaGTTGATTCAGGACCAAACATACATTTAAGTTCACTGTCTAACCAAAATCAAAGGAACAGCGATTGCACGCATTGCTGTTCTTACTGTCAATTTTAAGAGCAGAACTTCAAAGCTAATATCATATATCGAGCATTCATAACCTCCGAGGGGAAGACATTTTTATTTCGAGAATGTAGGACATTTTCTAagataaatcatttataaattacCTTATATTGTTCACAATCCATTTGAAGAATAACCTCACACATATTACTTTGTTCTTGGTATTTTGGCACAGATTTTCTGACAAAATATCTATAGATGTTTCGGAAGGACTCAgctgaaaagacaaaaacataaatgtttgaaaaaataccGTTTTCTTTCAAATCGACAATTATAGTAGTTATATACCATTGGCTTACTGAACAGAAGCACAACAATTAATATaaagtattattttgttttgtttcaagtACTGGTTTGATAGCGCTGTTTGTGGACTGCTAGTCCCCGAAGGTCTCATCAGCtcaacttatatatatattgtccgTACTGCgatactgacatgatttataataCTCAAATGATTTTGGTACTGGTGTACCTAGTGAAGAATCAATATAAACGAAGATCCGAACTTTCTCAAGCCTTGCAAAATGAATTGACCATGGATTTACCATAAGCTCCTCAGTTGTTCTAGTAGTCATACATCATCGGTTGTCAATTCATGGGTGTAGGGGTTGAACGTTCCTGGcgaattgatacaaaaaaagtaaaatcacaaaaatactgaactccgaggaaaattcaaaacggaaaatccctaatcaaatgacaaaatcaaaagctcaaacacatcaaacgaatgaacaactgtcatattcatgacttagTACATGCATTaattatgtataaaatggtggattaaacctggttgtatagctagctaaacctctcacttgtatgacagaaATGCTCTTTGGGTGCAAACAATTAATAAAGTGTCCTTTCACTTTTCAAGCACTATGTCGATAATGCTGCTGGTATCCAATGGTATCATCAGACATGATACAAAACAAACCTTCATATAGTATGCGTAGCTGATAATTTTAAGAACACAAGCACAAATTATGTTGACCATATATGGATCAAAGAAGCCCTTCAGCGTGTGTTctattgtaaatagttatacATCAAATTGTGTGTGTCATACGCGTGttccgtctacaaaagactcatcagtgactctcttATCAAAAACGTGCAtgagccaaataaagtacggaGTGATAGAgcattaagggccaaaaagtctgaaaagttTTTCCAAATGCAGCACCAATTTTCTTTTCCTGAGATAGAAAATCCTAGTATAAAATATTAACGTTTTGTAACAGACACACTTTAAATGCACATAGGTAATTATTAccaaaatagttttattttctttctttaatacATTCAGTCTAATTTGCAACGTCAGTCCACTTAAACAAtttgataatttgattttttttaattgctaaaTTTTAAATACTACTTTGatttaacataaaacatttatttcaatacaGTTCAGATATAAATGTGAGTTAATTAACGTAAATTCCGTGAgtgtaaactatttttaaaagttttcaaatctTAAATTCACACTAAAAAGTCATTAATAATTCATTAATCATATTCGttctaaaatatgaaatcaattcacaaatttatttattttgacagagaagaatttaaaattaaaaagtggTGTTATTTTgtatgagataactctccacaagcGGTCAAATGACGGGGAGGTAAACAATCAAAGGTCAAGTGTACAGCCTTTAATAACGCGCCaaacccataccatatagtTAGCTATGAAAGCCCCGTGCATGAAAAAAACGTGAAACAATGCAACGACAAgtcattttacttaaatttaaatatttatattacttaaGTATTTGAACGGATATAATAGCAACATTCATGTAAAAGACAGAGTAGGACAacaacagattatttaattttgctGAGTAGCCTAAGAAACCAGTGATCTAATGTAAAGATGAGAAAGAAAGAGATATGTATCTAGATATCTAAATCTGCCttagtgcacacgctgaaacgTATCTAACACTAACCATTGATTTTACGTTGATTTCCCTAAGTATAAAGCTGTGcatctattgcttatagttaaGAAGAATATACCAAAAGACAAAACTTTTACGAGatgcaatgaaccgtaaaaatgaggtcaatgtcgaATAAGATACCAGACTGACTTGTACATCGTTAAATATGTTCATTCAACAAacaaagttgacctattgcatacagtaacttaacttaactagTGAACTATGAAAATTGGGTCAAagtcggggggggggggggggggggtagctGCGAGTTGCccctgtacaccttacaatcgttacatatagaaaatataaagtaGAAGTATTgattatagtatctgagatatggattTGACCACGAAAatttaaccttgttcactgatccatgaaacgaggtcaagtgaaaactgtctgacgggcatgctgaccttgcaaggtacgcacatacttAATATAGTTACCCTATTTCTCATAATAAGGTAATTAAGAATAAGAAAAAGTCGTCACTGaagcatgaaaaaaatatgacagacgGAGACTTTATAACATTAGgcatctttttataaatataaaggaCCGAGTTCTTCCAAAATATTAAGCTTTAAAGAGGTTTGTCAACGCCGCCGCTGCCGGACCACATTCCTTAAGTCGATATTTCTGCGACagaagttgcaggctcgaccaAAAATATCCCTATAAACTAAAAGCAAATATTACAGAAACCATGCAGTAGTCTCATTTTTAATCATAgcaaatcttcttatttttatattcagacAATTCTTTGAGAATGATAATgttcatatttgattaaaaatatgaaaactcaTTTCGCAAGATATGATAGGATTGCAATGGAGAGAACTCTTTGccgaaaacaaaaaagaaacttaACTTTAGTACTGCACGACGGGCTTGAccgttttttgtaaaagtttttaaactttGATAATCAATAACAGTTAAGAAATTCAAGGCCAATTTTAGTATTTACTAAAGATTGAATcctgaaagttttttttttctctcttcatttatttttcttttgggGGAGGGGTAGAGAGAAGTCTCAACTCACCTATCCCGTCTTTCCTTTTACGCCATCTTTTGATGCTGTCACTGTGTTTACATATGCAGATTACTTGTACTTTTATTTACCTGTTCAACCCGTTCATCAGCCTCTTTAATCTCGTCTGCTGTTACATAATCTAAAATGTCGCTTCCAGGACAGTTAATCCTCAATGCACTTCCGTTGGCGTTTTCGAAGTATTGTAAAGGCACAACAGAGTTAATAGAAGTTCCACAACCCATTATCTTCTTTATAATATTAACTGATGACGTTGTTTGctacaaatataacatctgtTATTCATACTTAACACGAAGTATACAAAAATCGTTCAACTTGTCATCTGTCAAACTTTTGATTGGGTGTACATGTAATATTAAAGGTTCGTTGGGATAAATCCTATTAAAATCACATAGTTTCATTCAGCTTCATTTAACATTGTTGTATAAATACGAGTACATTGCTATAAAGTCCAGCCGTGTTCGTGGTGCGATGATGTCTTTAGCTATAATTATTGACTTCGATCAACATTTTGTTTGCCTATAATTGGGTGTTAATTGTGCTACgcaatttgaaattaaacattattatattcatatatatatatatatctttcacaTCTTTTTATACGTTTGCTAATTTAGTTGATATTTCTATCAGTCAATGACTTGAGTAGTTAATAGCGTATTAAATAATTCGACTGATTTCCGTTCATACTGTATCGTATCAACTGTACCGATAGCCAATCATTTGTATCTGCCGTACTGAGAGCCGATCATAGTGTACCTGTTGTATCGATTTTCGATTATATTGTAAATGTTGTACATATAGTCGATCATATTGTATCTTCCGTGCCGATAAACGATCATATTGTATATGTCATACCGATAGTCGATCATATTGTATCTGCCGTACTGATAGCCGATCATATTGTATCTGCCGTGCTGATAGCCCATCATATTGTATCTGCCGTGCTGATAGCCGATCATATTGAATCTGCCGTACCGATAGCCGATCATATTGTATCTGCCGTGCTGATAGCCGATCATATTGTATCTGCCGTACCGATAGCCGATCATATTATATTTGCCGTGCTGATAGTCGATCATATTGAATCTGCCGTACCGATAGCCGATCATATTGTATCTGCCGTGCTTATAGCCGATCATATTGTATCTGCCGTACCGATAGCCGATCATATTATATTTGCCGCGCTGATAACCGATCATATTGTATCTGCCGTACCGATAGCCGATCATATTGTATCTGTCGTTCTGATAACCGATCATATTTTATCTGCCGTACCGATAACCGATCATATTGTATCTGTCGTACCGATAGCCGATCATATTGTATCTGCCGTACCGATCATAGtttattacattgtatatgtcAAATCGATAGCCGATCATTGTGTTTATGTCATCCTAATAGTCGATTACATTGTATATGCCGTACCGATAACCGATCATATTGTATCTATCTTTCCTATCGAAAGCCGATCAATGTGTTTTAATCATACTGATAGCTGATCATGTTGTATCTGCTGTACATATAGCCAATTATAGTGTATCTGTCGTACCGATAGTCGATTATATTGTATCTGTCGTACCGATAACCAAGCATACTGTATCTGCGATATCGATAGCGTATCATAGTGTTACAACCGGACCAATAGCCAATCATTTTGTATCTGCCATACCGATAGCCGAGCGTACTACAATGTCTGTCGTACtgattgtttattatattgtatgtgCCGTTATTACTGTCGATCATATTGTATCCACCATACCGACAATCGATCATATTGTATCTTCCGTACCGATAATCGATCATATTGTATATTTCATACCGATAACCGATCGTATGGTATCTTTTGTACTGATAACATGCAGATCATAGTGCATGTGCCGTGTCGATAGCCGATCATCATATTGTATCTGCCGTACCGATAACCAATCATATTGTATCTTTGTACTGATAACAGATCATATCGATCTGCCGTTCCGATTGTCGATGATATTGTATCTGCCGTGTCGATAGCCGATCATCATATTGTATCTGCCGTACCGTTAGACGATCATATTATGTTTATCGTGACAATAGCCGATAAATGGGCGTGTGGTTAGTATACTTTTGTAACTAATGTCTTGATATTCACTTAAAATGGGATATTACAGGTAAGTTCGTGTCAGGTGAAGAAGGTTAGActgttttattaacatttaatacCAATAAAAGTTCAAGTGCAATTAACCTATAGTGACTATTTATGATTCAACAAGTATTTACTGGCTTCAATTTAAGGGGATCGGGGCGAGTGACGTATTCATATGTAGTTACTGTAAAGTCTCTTGTCACTATTCTCTTaaaatataatcttaatcacattctcattattttgttctttatattttatcttttttatctgGTTTCCAACTGAAAAGTAGTCgattaaaaataacatctaTTTTTCTCAGgttcctgtccatttttttaagACACAACAGCACAtgtgcagaaaaaaaatatacatagaTTAACGATATGAATAAAAGATGATGCACGTGTAGTATATGTCAATAATAcataaatcaaatgataaagaaaacgAACAGAATCATGGGGTCAGGggtcaatacatttttttcatactaGAGATTGACAATAGAAATGCGTATATATCGTCTATATGTAGGCTACATGTCAAGCTCTACACAACAAAAGTCCCATGCAAAAACATGTGAATTCATTTTACAGAGAATACAAGAGAATTGCcatcaaaacaaaatcacaaaattacaaaaaagaacatttagaaattttaaaaaaatcatgaggTTCCTATTTCATCTTTCCCCCATTATTCTCtaacaaacttataaaaaaagggtaaaacgaacatttagaaattaaaaaaaaacaatgatgggGTTCCTATTTCATCTTTCCCCTATTATTCTGGaacaaacttattaaaaaagGGTATATTATTCTTTGGTACATTATCGTAACATAAAACTGACATCTGAAAAGCCTAAGCTCTAAAACAACGGTATAGCAGGTAACAAACACAAACGTAAACGTGTACAAGCCCAGTACGAGAAAAGGAACatacaaaacatgattaataaagAATTGACTCAAATTGCCCAGGTTACGCAGAGAAAACGTATTAAGATATGACACACAACAACTTTTGCCGGACGAgaatcctgacttgggacaggcacatttcttaaaaaagttaaattcgGACTTTTGTCccattttaactatattatattacACTATAGTACCGTTAACTTCCATCTTATATGGGTGTGTGAAATCGCCGTCATAATGTCCACTGCAAATATTGGTATATGATTATCATCCACAATTCGTATACATATTCAAATATGTTGTTTAGTTTATCagtttattgtaaatattaatttcattctAAATACTTCCGCGGCAAACCGTGTATGTCTTTGATATGGTTATGATATGTTACCTGTAAAAGAAGCAACAAAAAACTCAAATTTGTGAATAGTTTGGTGCCACTATAAAATCACTAGAATTTTAGGTGAACtttcgagaaaaaaataatcatccCTTGACGAAaagattttaatatcatattttgCATTCACGCCGATTTCCTCTAAAAAGGGGAGAGGTGAAGGGGAAGCAAATAAGACAAtgaaaggttttttttcactATTTCAGCCACACTTTTTTCGTACAACAAACTATACTAAAATGAAACTGCACTTACCATTTCAATTGCTATGGAGTCAATATCCCGTCTCTAAAAACAACATGAAATCCTTGTTGATAAATCCAATGACAATTACATACCTCAAGTATATAtgaaatcaaattgaaaaatcttaTCTAATAGGACCAACTTTGTATATAAGATTTATGGTGTCTTCATTTACGTATTTACAAAGTATACCTACATCACCCGGATTAAATCAAATCTTATTCTGAAACACCTTATCATAAATCtatcaaagaaatatttaattttcaattacttTAAGTTGTTTGAAAGGCTCGTCTCCTTTTGCGTGTCTTGATAAATTTAGGTTAGTTTAAAATTCCTATGTAATTGATTTTAACGGAGAGTAATTATTTACGcttcttttttattatcatgtttttctGATTTAAAGATACTTACAAGTTAATTTACTGACTGTGGTTGATTTTGCCAACGAGCTAAAAAAAATAGACTTAAGCATTAactacaaaaaaagaaaatgtgctAGATTTTTCGAGCTAAAATAAAAACTATCttattatataacaaattaacaactgcgccatgagcgcatgatacgctcgtcacattttcaaagaataattttcaattacttctcaatgtcatatttgaaatttatgaaaatcaaaatgaatctcacatcaatagatataaacaattcaccaacgTTTCATGAAAATTGCTAAAAGCATTTTtggagttattgtccgaaaactggaaaatcaatAAAACTCCATACATTTGCCAGAACTCGGaaatgttaaatgtaaaatttataaaaattctaaaggTAGCTAACagcaatatatataaacaattcaccaaagtttcatgagaactCCTGAAaggttttttgagttattgtccgaaaattggaaatcccccttttttatgaataaatccCTGTAACTCGGAAACGTTAAATCTAAAGTCAAAAGAGAGCtcttgtcaatagatataaacaaatcaccaaaattTCTTGCAAGTTTGTGAAAGCATTCTTGAATTAATGTCCGAAAACGGGAAAATCCACTTTTCACTTTAAATGATAGAAACCCCATAActtggaaatgtaaaatctaaaattaaaaaaaaaaacgaaagggagcatgtgtcaataaatataaataattcaccAAAGTGTTATGCAAATTGCTTATATAGTACGCACAGTATTGGTGAACCCTACTAGTTCCGCGTTTTTTCTCCCTAATTTGAGCATGTCTTTTAGAATAAATGAAAACTGGTATGATATGTAATGTCTAAAAGACTATAGTTTTATagtaatatttttgaaataataaaattataacataaaattaaatcaaataaccCTAAAGGgaaaaaacgtcaaaaaataTGAGCGTAACTTGTAACATGGAAATCgagttttttttagtaatttgaaTCAGAAAATCTTATTTTTGCACGCAAATTAGAAGGAAATGCTATGCgaaattttagcaaaaatcGCTACGACGTCGCATCCGACGTTTTGggcattttttcaaatatgcgAGTTAAAAGATGCATTGAAATGTTCAAAAGAGGATGTAACAAGACATATGaaatagggaaaaaaattacaatggaTTCTACGgtaagaaattttatagaatacaataatatgtaaacgaaaaaaaaaacatatattcttAATGTGCTTTTAATATCGTTTACAAATAGTACAACAATATGGTTTGGAAGTGGAATTTTCTAATCGAATTCTAACTTTTTGCTTGTCTAGTCCATTTTGTTACCGTGTGCTAAATGCACAAATTATGTACGTTTTCGTAAAGATGTTGTACATTCGaacgtaaatataaatcaattgtgtatcttattctttaatttatgtattgttttcgTAATGTGTTTTTAAAAGTCTTTCTCATATAAAaggaattttgaataaataatgaaagacaaaaaaataataagaaaatcgaAATGTCTAGTCTGATTTGTTACCGTGCAATCTTGTAACGTTTTTCCGTGATTTTCAACGTAAcgtttattttgtcattttaattttttatgcatAAACTACGTTCTTGTAAGCCAAAACAAATTTAGCCACAACTAAAAGAATAAGATTCAATCAAGAAAGAAAGgaaaaagaagaagagaacAAAAAGCGGGATGCTAAGATTTAGATGCAAACGTTAACATTTGGCTTCAATCACGTTCTCTCAACGTTCCGTCGATGAACGTTTTCTGACGTTACAAAAGTAGCACCAATACTGTGCGTAACGTCTAAACGCGTTTTTGAGATTATGTTGACGACgcacggacagacggacaatgatataccataatacgtcctgtAAACGAGCGTTTACAgttgattttcaaatttatgtttacatcacAATTCATGCACTGATTTTTAAAGTACTTCCTGTACCATCATAAATTCAAAAACTGGAAATATAGAAATCTAGACTACTGTGTGATTTCTTTTGTTGCCTAGCACttaaaaagagagaaaaagaaCGTGTCAATGTACACAGATACCCCGGCCCACTTGCACAATAGTTTTCTgagttcagtggaccatgatgcaaaactctaatttgacattaaaataagaaagatcgtGTTA includes these proteins:
- the LOC134687366 gene encoding kyphoscoliosis peptidase-like → MQTTSSVNIIKKIMGCGTSINSVVPLQYFENANGSALRINCPGSDILDYVTADEIKEADERVEQLSPSETSIDILSENLCQNTKNKVICVRLFFKWIVNNIRYDPTSQCTDVNSILNSKRGSSEGFANLFEQMCSFKNIKVIRLNSCMKSYSFILDYEKLDNKYNVHVWNAVLIDNVYHHVDCTWGALPVSDQKYGTDSTEQFFFTSTDVIGDLC